Proteins encoded within one genomic window of Anopheles gambiae chromosome 3, idAnoGambNW_F1_1, whole genome shotgun sequence:
- the LOC5667819 gene encoding mucin-12 isoform X3 — translation MRVVIPSSAAQQTFYRQPANIKQVFPSTHLLADATTTNRTQISTLPGARTVTQTASLTVSRPPPTIPPTTVSYHVSNRVSATPVVAANLQATSRATINGPIRITTPPIQGATQGGGNTTTYVQRQAPTVVPSRSVTSSGTPTAATIISQSSSGATTTLVPNFQMSTPLFRAGGIGTGTGQTVTGAPRARVVTQTTLSANHHQVAGVAGSTGGGAAGGGGGGSAVGNSGGASGAAQQAVAISSAGGAGGGGGASAVASSGGGSGGGQSQAFVATLSAVLQGPRQVSTLLYTNNSNAQQYTIGPNQQRLALTTTLSPQRPQATVTTGIRPTIQRLPTSGIRVSTGSLNFRSPVLASTTVLTTIASSTGTVGTVTNSQQQQQQQQQQQQQQQQQLQQRTVTATGGPGGATAISNAIPARIIQVQNPPSGATGTAQIVNRLQTNLVNIQPLIVSNSRLPQSALQPGITIAQVGKLTQVATAGSGGDSGGSGSGNAGGNSGTTTLQTATGQQIVVSTGGAGPGGGGGGSPATAIIAGNLITANHPGAGGNAGGAQTTHQGQITQIVNVNAGQPTVVSAAVSSGQQQQIVTVSQAGGGSATTGTVIPLPLALTSARNVGGGGSNAHSPLSIVTGGIVRTAGGATGAGGVSGSSTSIASVLPIAKVTPQQQQTLVSMDSGSSGGGVTQHYSVASSGGVSGGPSLYIQTRPGGPGLAGAVAGKAVSGATGATLSVVSSGSSGGGGAGTGGSAASATTFLPTSTFYYERLTSSPATSAPSSTAAVTISSTGIPVSSATFVQAVAASSSSSSTITTASAISGPVFSIPASSSVINSSGGGGGGGNTTVVTVAAAGNPTLAPYGSTGSFAIVQASPAGSGVGARTATLATGPIHGIVPASVQTGAGSGTTANIVSVSQPTTGGASSATTQIVPIRFHSQMVVDSSGQTQQIIVSSGGGGNAGSGGGPTNIVPIIPVGTSGATAVVTATTKQQSSQQDSPQSSILRKRTLVETAGGTIKATPVGKDLTAALMAVERERVREQQDAQHLILQQQQQQQHHHLVTELRDLANASPLHHSRPPSTDGSTTVSATSSPGLDEQEEEELRAQAYANRASNAISGDGHFKPVQDEHHFLQQQQQQQQQHHREILSLHCTESFPTNLGTSTTLSVVPIPNHNISLVSIGGGSAAGNASNGAGGSYEQSPRKKARKQLLLPMTDGHHHHHHLPPLKSNSSSSSSSSSSSVMTNSSTSSAGTVGGGSQQYLNAGGGAPDDERMDTSASGLVVLGNVPTGGSTPGSNSSSLGHHHANANKHSGSSVNNSMHNSNNVRMDPPSGSVSGAPGGPNNTISVVTARQNVALRKPNNLSLLQSYKQTWKSANNHFQRYTDVKQREERRPTVMDIASQSHILQKLNGWKIYHLSAQIEDLCDLESQAYGELGQMLRAMENGNSSNSTNSSSSSSGNGSSTPTKPSAEVERINELLKGNMQRSKIIIDGINDARTQIMKIFKHKPHVSDIILRCASKRNFKKREKT, via the exons ATGCGTGTCGTAATTCCGAGCAGTGCCGCGCAGCAAACCTTCTACCGGCAGCCGGCCAACATCAAGCAAG TGTTCCCCTCCACCCATCTACTTGCAGatgcgacgacgacgaaccgAACGCAGATCAGCACCCTGCCGGGGGCGCGCACCGTCACCCAGACGGCCTCGCTGACGGTTTCGCGGCCTCCACCGACCATCCCGCCGACCACCGTGTCCTACCACGTGTCGAACCGCGTCTCGGCCACGCCGGTCGTGGCGGCCAATCTGCAGGCCACGAGCCGGGCCACCATTAACGGGCCGATACGCATCACGACGCCCCCGATACAGGGGGCCACCCAGGGTGGCGGCAACACGACCACGTACGTGCAGCGACAAGCACCGACGGTCGTGCCGTCGCGCAGCGTCACCTCGTCCGGCACGCCCACGGCCGCTACGATCATTTCgcagagcagcagcggcgCCACGACGACACTCGTGCCCAACTTCCAGATGTCGACGCCGCTGTTCCGGGCGGGCGGCATCGGGACGGGGACGGGCCAGACGGTGACCGGTGCACCGCGGGCGCGCGTTGTCACGCAAACGACTCTGTCCGCCAATCACCACCAGGTGGCGGGAGTGGCCGGCAGCACGGGCGGAGGTGCAGCAGGCGGGGGCGGTGGTGGATCCGCCGTCGGCAACAGTGGAGGAGCGTCCGGAGCGGCGCAGCAAGCGGTCGCAATCAGCTCGGCCGGTGGAGCTGGTGGCGGAGGTGGCGCAAGTGCAGTAGCCTCGAGCGGAGGTGGATCCGGCGGCGGGCAATCGCAAGCATTCGTAGCGACACTGTCAGCGGTGCTGCAGGGCCCCCGACAAGTTTCGACGCTGCTCTACACGAACAATAGCAACGCGCAGCAGTACACGATTGGGCCGAACCAGCAACGGTTGGCGCTGACCACGACCCTTTCGCCCCAGCGGCCCCAGGCAACCGTTACGACCGGCATCCGGCCGACGATTCAGCGACTCCCGACCTCGGGCATACGCGTCAGCACGGGCAGCCTGAACTTCCGCTCCCCCGTGCTCGCTTCCACGACGGTGCTGACGACGATCGCTTCGAGCACGGGAACGGTGGGCACCGTTACCAAcagccaacagcagcaacagcagcaacagcagcagcaacagcagcaacaacagcagctccagcaacGCACCGTCACCGCGACGGGTGGTCCGGGCGGGGCGACCGCCATTTCGAACGCCATCCCGGCACGCATCATACAGGTGCAGAACCCACCGAGCGGTGCGACCGGCACGGCCCAGATCGTGAACCGGCTGCAGACGAATCTGGTCAACATACAGCCACTGATTGTGAGCAACAGCCGGCTGCCCCAGAGTGCCCTCCAGCCCGGCATCACGATCGCGCAGGTCGGGAAGCTAACGCAAGTCGCCACGGCTGGCAGTGGTGGGGATAGTGGTGGCTCGGGGTCGGGCAACGCGGGTGGTAACTCCGGGACGACAACGCTGCAAACCGCCACCGGACAGCAGATCGTCGTCAGCACGGGTGGTGCCGGTCcgggtggtggcggcggcggttcACCAGCGACGGCCATTATCGCTGGCAATCTCATCACGGCGAACCATCCGGGAGCGGGCGGGAATGCCGGTGGCGCTCAAACGACCCACCAGGGGCAGATAACGCAAATCGTGAACGTTAATGCCGGCCAACCGACGGTGGTTTCGGCGGCCGTCAGCagcggacagcagcagcaaattgtCACCGTAAGCCAGGCGGGAGGAGGATCAGCAACGACCGGGACAGTTATTCCGTTGCCACTGGCGCTCACGAGCGCACGGAATGTTGGCGGCGGCGGTTCGAATGCGCACAGTCCGCTGAGCATCGTGACGGGTGGAATTGTGCGGACGGCGGGAGGTGCTACGGGAGCTGGCGGTGTTTCGGGCAGCTCGACCTCCATCGCGTCCGTCTTGCCGATTGCAAAAGTCACGccccagcaacaacaaacgctGGTTTCGATGGATTCTGGATCAAGTGGTGGTGGCGTTACGCAGCATTATTCCGTCGCGAGCAGTGGCGGCGTTTCCGGTGGACCTTCGCTGTACATTCAAACGCGTCCGGGGGGTCCAGGATTGGCTGGAGCTGTAGCAGGCAAAGCGGTGAGTGGAGCAACCGGTGCAACACTGAGCGTCGTTTCGTCGGGATcgtccggtggtggtggggccGGTACGGGTGGCTCCGCTGCCTCCGCAACCACCTTCCTCCCAACGTCAACGTTCTACTATGAGCGGCTAACGTCTTCGCCGGCCACCAGTGCACCCTCCTCGACCGCGGCCGTAACCATCTCGTCCACCGGCATCCCGGTATCGTCCGCCACGTTCGTGCAGGCTGTGGCTGCGTCCTCTTCGTCATCCTCCACCATCACGACAGCGAGTGCAATCAGTGGACCAGTTTTCTCCATTCCCGCTTCGTCGAGTGTCATCAAcagcagtggtggtggcggtggtggtggcaataCAACCGTTGTCACTGTGGCCGCTGCTGGCAATCCAACCCTTGCGCCGTACGGTAGCACTGGCTCGTTTGCGATCGTGCAAGCTTCCCCGGCCGGGTCGGGCGTTGGTGCTCGCACAGCCACCCTGGCCACTGGGCCAATCCATGGAATTGTGCCGGCGTCGGTGCAAACCGGTGCTGGCAGTGGCACCACCGCTAACATTGTGTCTGTATCGCAACCAACGACCGGGGGCGCATCCTCCGCCACGACGCAGATTGTGCCCATACGGTTCCACTCCCAGATGGTCGTGGATAGCAGTGGGCAGACACAACAGATCATTGTTtcgagcggtggtggtggtaacgCTGGTTCTGGAGGCGGTCCGACCAACATCGTGCCGATCATTCCCGTCGGTACGAGTGGTGCAACGGCCGTCGTTACCGCGACGACAAAGCAACAATCCTCCCAGCAGGATTCACCGCAATCGAGCATTCTGCGCAAGCGGACACTCGTGGAGACGGCGGGCGGCACAATCAAGGCTACACCCGTCGGAAAGGATCTAACCGCAGCACTGATGGCAGTGGAGCGGGAACGTGTGCGGGAGCAGCAGGACGCCCAGCATCTCATtctacaacagcagcagcagcagcaacaccaccacttGGTGACGGAATTGCGAGACTTGGCCAATGCGTCACCATTGCACCATTCGCGGCCACCATCGACCGACGgctcgacgacggtcagcgcGACCTCCAGCCCCGGTCTGGACGagcaggaagaggaagagctGCGTGCGCAAGCATACGCAAACCGGGCCAGCAATGCCATATCGGGAGACGGCCACTTTAAACCCGTCCAGGATGAGCATCacttcctgcagcagcagcagcaacagcagcagcaacaccatcgGGAAATTCTCTCCCTCCACTGTACGGAAAGCTTCCCGACCAATCTCGGCACCAGCACAACGCTGTCGGTGGTTCCGATACCGAATCACAACATCTCGCTAGTGTCGATCGGTGGTGGCAGTGCCGCCGGCAACGCTAGCAACGGTGCGGGAGGAAGCTACGAGCAGTCGCCTCGGAAGAAGGCACGCAAACAGCTGCTCCTGCCGATGACGGACgggcaccatcatcatcatcatctgccaCCGTTGAAATCGAACtcgtcttcctcctcctcgtcgtcgtcctcctccgtCATGACAAACTCGTCTACCTCGTCGGCGGGAACTGTCGGAGGCGGATCGCAGCAGTATCTGAATGCGGGTGGCGGAGCGCCGGACGACGAGCGGATGGACACGAGTGCCAGTGGACTGGTGGTGCTGGGCAATGTTCCGACGGGTGGATCTACGCCCGGAAGCAATTCCTCCAGCCTCGGCCACCATCACGCGAATGCGAACAAGCACAGCGGCTCGTCGGTGAACAACAGCatgcacaacagcaacaatgttCGCATGGATCCACCGTCCGGGTCGGTGTCCGGCGCGCCAGGCGGACCAAACAATACCATCTCGGTGGTGACGGCGCGACAAAACGTGGCGTTACGGAAGCCAAACAACCTTAGCTTATTGCAG TCTTACAAGCAAACGTGGAAATCGGCCAACAATCACTTCCAGCGGTACACCGACGTGAAGCAGCGGGAGGAACGGCGCCCCACGGTGATGGACATTGCCAGCCAGTCGCACATTCTGCAAAAGCTGAACGGCTGGAAGATTTATCATCTCAGCGCACAGATAGAGGATCTG TGCGATCTTGAATCTCAAGCCTACGGCGAGCTGGGGCAAATGTTACGTGCAATGGAGAatggcaacagcagcaacagcacaaacagcagtagcagtagcagtggcAATGGAAGCAGCACGCCGACCAAACCCTCGGCTGAAGTCGAACGCATCAATGAGCTGTTGAAG GGCAACATGCAGCGCAGTAAAATCATCATCGACGGTATCAATGATGCGCGCACACAGATAATGAAAATTTTCAAACACAAACCGCATGTGTCGGACATCATTTTAAGGTGCGCCTCGAAGCGGAACTTCAAGAAGCGGGAGAAGACGTAA